A genomic stretch from Chryseobacterium sp. SNU WT5 includes:
- a CDS encoding reprolysin-like metallopeptidase — protein sequence MKKTFIILLCGLMSSLAFAQWSPTSLQDGKVRPTSESQKHYSLDIKALRAKLSSAVETGRGSVPVEINIPTLNGKIERFAVYSSPVVVKSLADRLELGSYVGVGVDDPTAYIRFSIAPNDFQSMMLKNGVYEFIEPQNADKSVYGVHPKTNKINSDKAFVCSTNEPAMNKEQMEKLYSAGKNFTNNPADFSKSSDRKYRTMRLAMSVTAEYTQYFGGVSQALTAINATLTRVNFVFEKDFALKLILQDLPQLIYTDPETDPYSSLGKWNFELQKTLTAVVGESNYDIGHLFGASGGGGSAGCIGCVCISPELDVNGIPMENGKGSGITSPANAIPQGDSFDIDYVAHEMGHQLGANHTFAHKLESRLQNVEPGSGSTIMGYAGITADNVQMNSDPYFHINSIIQVQNNLVSKQCDIETAMINNPPVITAMPQITIPKGTAFSLTAQATDVENNPLTYTWEQTDNATDIITKSNLGKTNNGASFRSVMGTANPVRYFPKFETVLGGLVRNPDGWESVSMVARTSNFKVTVRDNNPDPMQQQTETALQSVVTSPNGPFKITSLTLYNNEVRPLTWDVAGTNAAPFNATNVKIDYTVDNGTTWTVLANSTPNDGTEPFDVTPFATGTIVKVRISAIGNVFYTIDPVKISSVIACDGTAPSLLEVSSVDVNTAVVTWDAVSNATYILRYKKSTDVSFTDIPVATNSYTLDYLSEGTQYNVQVAAVCLGSTGTFTPSTTFQTIVRPYCTAAAANTTFEIINNVTFSNINNSSITKDGYEDFTAIVGNVFRGTSYNFSATADKSYSSDELRVWIDFNNNRLFEDETELVLITAKKAAPWEGMITIPADAKIGLTRMRVRMQDTNYGMNNAACGTNSYGQVEDYTINIEAAAATDNVHKSKIQIYPNPVEDILNVSLVSKNATYVIYSISGQLISKGKIIDNKIAVSELNRGIYLIAIENDGDVSQMKFIKK from the coding sequence ATGAAAAAGACATTTATTATTTTACTTTGCGGGTTGATGAGCTCTTTAGCTTTCGCACAGTGGAGTCCAACATCTTTACAAGATGGGAAAGTTCGACCTACATCTGAAAGTCAAAAACACTACTCGTTAGATATAAAAGCTTTGAGAGCTAAGCTTTCCAGCGCAGTAGAAACTGGTAGAGGTTCAGTTCCGGTTGAAATTAACATTCCAACTCTTAATGGTAAGATCGAAAGATTTGCAGTGTATAGTTCACCAGTAGTAGTAAAGTCTCTTGCTGATCGATTAGAGTTAGGATCTTATGTTGGTGTAGGTGTTGATGATCCTACTGCTTATATAAGATTTAGTATAGCACCAAATGATTTTCAGTCGATGATGCTGAAAAATGGAGTTTACGAATTTATTGAACCTCAGAATGCTGATAAATCAGTTTATGGAGTGCATCCAAAGACCAACAAGATCAATTCTGATAAAGCTTTCGTATGTTCTACCAATGAACCTGCGATGAATAAGGAACAAATGGAAAAACTCTATTCTGCAGGAAAAAATTTCACTAATAATCCGGCAGATTTCAGTAAATCTTCCGATAGAAAATATAGAACGATGCGTCTTGCAATGTCTGTTACAGCAGAGTATACGCAATATTTCGGTGGTGTTTCTCAAGCTTTAACTGCAATTAACGCTACTTTAACGCGTGTTAATTTTGTATTTGAAAAAGACTTTGCTTTAAAGTTAATTTTACAAGATTTACCACAACTTATTTACACAGACCCAGAAACAGATCCATATTCATCATTAGGTAAATGGAACTTTGAATTACAGAAAACACTTACAGCAGTGGTGGGAGAAAGTAATTACGATATTGGTCACCTGTTTGGTGCTTCCGGTGGTGGTGGAAGTGCTGGTTGTATTGGCTGTGTCTGTATTAGTCCTGAATTAGATGTGAATGGGATCCCTATGGAAAATGGAAAAGGTTCGGGCATTACTTCGCCTGCGAATGCAATTCCTCAAGGCGATTCTTTCGATATTGATTACGTTGCTCATGAAATGGGTCATCAGTTAGGAGCCAATCATACCTTCGCACATAAATTAGAATCACGCCTGCAAAACGTCGAACCAGGATCTGGATCAACGATCATGGGATATGCAGGTATTACTGCTGATAATGTGCAAATGAACTCAGATCCTTATTTTCATATTAATTCGATCATTCAAGTTCAGAATAATCTGGTTTCAAAGCAATGTGATATAGAAACCGCTATGATTAACAATCCACCGGTGATTACTGCAATGCCACAGATCACGATTCCTAAAGGCACTGCTTTTTCATTAACTGCTCAAGCGACTGATGTTGAGAATAATCCATTAACTTACACGTGGGAGCAAACGGACAATGCAACAGACATCATTACAAAAAGTAATTTAGGCAAGACGAACAATGGTGCTTCTTTCCGATCGGTAATGGGTACAGCAAACCCCGTTAGGTACTTTCCAAAGTTTGAGACCGTTCTTGGCGGTTTGGTTAGAAATCCCGATGGTTGGGAATCTGTATCAATGGTAGCTAGAACCAGCAACTTTAAAGTAACGGTTCGGGACAACAATCCAGATCCAATGCAGCAACAAACTGAAACTGCATTACAAAGTGTTGTCACAAGCCCAAATGGGCCCTTTAAAATTACCAGTTTAACTTTATATAATAATGAGGTCAGACCATTAACTTGGGATGTAGCGGGAACCAATGCAGCTCCTTTTAACGCAACTAATGTTAAAATTGATTATACTGTCGATAATGGAACAACATGGACTGTTTTAGCAAATTCAACCCCTAACGATGGAACTGAGCCTTTTGATGTAACCCCTTTTGCAACTGGGACAATCGTTAAGGTCAGAATTTCTGCGATAGGAAATGTTTTTTACACGATTGATCCAGTAAAGATATCCAGTGTTATCGCTTGTGATGGTACCGCGCCATCGCTATTAGAAGTTTCTTCAGTAGATGTTAATACTGCTGTAGTTACTTGGGATGCAGTTTCTAATGCTACCTATATTCTAAGGTATAAAAAATCTACGGATGTTTCATTTACAGATATACCTGTTGCAACCAACAGTTATACTTTGGACTATCTATCAGAAGGAACTCAATATAACGTTCAGGTAGCCGCAGTATGCTTAGGCAGTACTGGTACCTTTACGCCTTCTACAACCTTTCAGACGATTGTTCGACCGTATTGTACTGCAGCAGCGGCTAACACTACTTTTGAGATAATTAATAATGTTACTTTTTCTAATATTAATAATAGTTCTATTACAAAAGACGGGTACGAAGATTTCACTGCCATTGTAGGAAATGTATTTAGAGGAACTTCCTATAACTTTTCAGCAACTGCCGATAAGTCTTACTCTAGTGATGAATTAAGAGTTTGGATCGACTTTAACAATAACAGGTTATTTGAAGATGAGACGGAACTGGTTCTAATAACCGCAAAAAAAGCAGCACCGTGGGAAGGTATGATCACTATTCCGGCAGATGCCAAAATTGGCTTAACGCGCATGAGAGTTAGAATGCAGGATACTAATTATGGGATGAATAATGCGGCTTGCGGTACTAATTCATATGGGCAAGTTGAAGATTATACCATCAATATTGAAGCAGCTGCTGCAACTGACAACGTACATAAGTCGAAAATTCAAATTTATCCGAATCCTGTAGAAGATATTTTAAATGTATCACTAGTTTCTAAGAATGCTACTTACGTTATTTACAGTATCTCAGGACAGCTTATTTCGAAAGGTAAAATCATAGATAATAAAATTGCTGTTTCAGAATTAAACAGGGGCATATACCTTATTGCAATTGAGAATGATGGAGATGTAAGCCAAATGAAATTTATTAAAAAATAA
- a CDS encoding DUF6048 family protein, with protein MKAKHIFSFFFSFILINAIAQKKQDSLQTKWKYNPNFSVGIDVLNAGLAVFSDRKLIQGFVSTNVIGKWYAIADVGFEKNIYQKNGYDASINGSFLKIGALYMLANDKEDVRNGFLAGGKLAGSFYNQEYLAVPIRGFGNNEMSQSFPASKQSSYWIEASVGGRVHLFESPFFIEVTMQPKYLVFTTTQEGIQPMIVPGFGKSSSKFNMGFSWNVAYSF; from the coding sequence ATGAAAGCAAAACACATCTTTTCCTTCTTTTTTAGTTTTATTTTGATAAATGCTATCGCACAAAAGAAGCAGGATTCTCTACAAACGAAATGGAAATACAATCCGAATTTCTCCGTGGGGATCGATGTTCTAAACGCTGGTTTAGCAGTATTCTCTGACAGGAAATTAATTCAGGGATTCGTTTCCACAAATGTTATTGGTAAGTGGTATGCGATTGCGGATGTAGGTTTTGAAAAAAATATCTACCAAAAAAATGGATATGACGCTAGTATAAATGGATCTTTCTTAAAAATAGGTGCTTTATATATGTTGGCTAATGATAAAGAAGATGTCCGAAATGGTTTTCTGGCGGGAGGTAAATTAGCAGGTTCTTTTTATAATCAGGAATATCTTGCCGTACCGATTCGGGGGTTTGGGAATAATGAAATGTCGCAAAGCTTTCCCGCTTCTAAACAAAGTTCGTACTGGATTGAAGCCAGCGTAGGAGGAAGAGTTCATTTATTTGAATCTCCTTTTTTTATAGAAGTTACGATGCAACCTAAATATTTGGTTTTCACTACAACGCAAGAGGGTATCCAGCCAATGATTGTCCCTGGTTTTGGTAAAAGCTCTTCCAAATTTAATATGGGTTTTTCCTGGAATGTTGCCTATTCCTTTTAA
- a CDS encoding DUF6452 family protein, whose product MKFLKLLFFSIFLLSLFSCGGDDDICVSGEATPRMKIKFKTQASGKLKTLDSLFIKVDYGNGPIAVVANASKTDSVIIPLRVDDSPFTKIYVGLSKDAVNSVIKINYNTVSEYVSPACGIKKTYKDLNSIVETPAAVLSVEQNQNQITDESKTHLFLLF is encoded by the coding sequence ATGAAATTCTTGAAATTATTATTTTTTTCGATTTTTCTCCTATCGCTTTTTTCATGCGGAGGAGATGATGATATCTGTGTAAGCGGTGAAGCGACGCCAAGAATGAAAATAAAATTCAAGACCCAAGCCAGTGGAAAGCTTAAAACTTTAGATTCTCTTTTCATTAAAGTAGATTACGGAAATGGACCAATAGCGGTAGTTGCAAATGCTTCCAAAACAGATTCTGTCATAATTCCTTTGCGAGTTGATGATTCTCCTTTCACAAAAATTTACGTTGGGCTTTCCAAAGACGCTGTAAATTCTGTAATTAAAATAAACTACAATACCGTTTCAGAATATGTTTCGCCAGCATGTGGTATCAAAAAAACATATAAAGATCTAAACTCCATAGTAGAAACTCCCGCAGCAGTTTTGTCTGTTGAACAAAATCAAAATCAAATTACTGATGAAAGCAAAACACATCTTTTCCTTCTTTTTTAG